From Cupriavidus oxalaticus:
GCGGCGCAGATCAAGGCGCTGGGGCTGGTGTTCTATACGGTCTCGGACGGCGCGCTGTCGCAGGAGGCCGGCATGATGATCGGCGCTGCCAGCGTGCTGGTCTATACGCTGTTCGGCGGCATGTGGTCGGTGGCGATCACCGACTTCATCCAGATGATCATCATCGTGATCGGCATGGTGTATATCGGCTACGAAGTCAGCGGCCAGGCCGGCGGCGTCACGGCGGTGGTGTCGCACGCGGCCGCGGCGGGCAAGTTCGAGTTCCTGCCGGCGCTGGATTTCGTGCAGATCATCGGCTTTGCCGCGGCGCTGTTCACCATGATGCTGGGCTCGATCCCGCAGCAGGACGTGTTCCAGCGGGTGACTTCGTCGCGCACCGAGCAGATCGCCGGGCGCGCCTCGGTGCTGGGCGGCGTGCTGTATTTCTGCTTCGCCTTTATCCCGATGTTCCTGGCGTATTCGGCCACGCTGATCGATCCGGGCATGGTGGCCAAGTACATCGACACCGATTCGCAGCTGATCCTGCCGCAGCTGATCCTGCAGCATGCCCCGATGTTCGCCCAGGTGATGTTCTTCGGCGCGCTGCTGTCGGCGATCAAGAGCTGCGCCTCGGCGACGCTGCTGGCGCCGTCGGTGACCTTTGCCGAGAACATCCTGCGCCCGTACTTTCGCCATCTCGACGACAAGCAGTTCCTGCGCGTGATGCAGAGCGTGGTGCTGGTGTTCACCACGCTGGTGACGCTGTTCGCGCTGAACTCGCACCTGTCGATCTTCCATATGGTCGAAAATGCCTACAAGGTCACGCTGGTGTCGTCCTTCGTGCCGCTGGCCTTCGGCATGTTCTGGAAGCACGCCACCCGCCAGGGCGGCCTGGCCGCGATCCTGCTGGGCCTGACCTCGTGGCTCACCTGCGAGGTCGCCTTCGCCGATGCGGTGGTCCCGCCGCAAATGGTAGGCCTGATGTTCTCGATCAGCGGCATGGTGGTCGGCTCGCTGCTGCCGCAGTGGATCGCGGATCACGCGCCGGTCAAGGAAGTGCATATCGCCTGACCCGGCGCCTCGCCACTCCCAAGGCAGGGCCCCGATAGCCCTCCATTTCCGGTCATCAGCCAGCCACAGAACGGTTTATAATTCAAGGCTTTGCATCGCCATGCGGGGCGGCGCGCGCGGGTTTCCGCGCTCTCCGGCACCGGCGGCGATGCCCGCCTTTGTACCGATTTCCGTAGTTTTCTCGCCAAAAGACACCATGCCGATCTATGCCTACCGTTGCGACGCCTGCGGCCACGGGCGCGATGTGCTGCAAAAAATGAGCGACGCCCCGCTGACGGACTGCCCGTCGTGCGGCGCCGCCGGTTCGTTCAAGAAGCAGCTGACCGCGGCCGGCTTCCAGCTCAAGGGCTCGGGCTGGTACGTGACCGACTTCCGCGGCGGCAGCGGCGGCACCAGCGCGCCGGCCGCGGGCGGTGCGGCTGCCGGCGCGGCAGCGGCCAGCGCCCCGGCCGCCGCCGAATCGTCTTCGGCCAGCACCACCGCCGCCGCCGCGCCTGCCGCCGGCGGTTGCGGCAGCGCCTGCGCCTGCCACTGATCCGGATCGCCACGTGGTCGCCAAGAAGACTTCCGCCCTCAAGACCTGGTTCCTGACCGGTCTGCTGGTGCTGGTGCCGCTGGGCATCACGCTGTGGGTGCTCAGCCTGATCATCGGCACGATGGACCAGAGCCTGGCACTGCTGCCCGAGGCCTGGCGCCCGGACCGGCTCATGTTCGGCAAGCGCGTCACCGGCCTCGGCGCCATCCTGACGCTGCTGTTCATCCTGCTGGTCGGCCTGCTGGCGCATAACTTCATCGGTCAGCGCCTGGTGCGCTGGTGGGAAGCGCTGCTGGGCCATATCCCCGTGGTCGGCCCGATCTACACCAGCGTCAAGCAGGTGTCGGACACGCTGCTGTCGTCGTCGGGCAATGCTTTCCGCAAGGCGCTGCTGGTGCAGTATCCGCGCGAGGGCTCGTGGACCATCGCCTTCCTGACCGGCCGCCCCGGCGGCGACGTGCAGAACCACCTGCAGGGCGAGTACGTCAGCGTCTACGTGCCGACCACGCCGAATCCGACTTCGGGCTTCTTCCTGATGATGCCCAAGGCCGACACCATCGAACTCGACATGACCGTCGATGCCGCGCTCAAGTACATCGTCTCGATGGGCGTGGTGGCGCCGGCCGAGCTGCCCCGCAAGAGCGATAGCGCGCCGCCGCCGCAGCGGCCGCCGGCCAGCCGCGCCAGCAGCGGGGAAGCGGTCGAGACGACCGATCCTTAAGCATTCAAACAGATACGAGCCGCCCGATCTGCTTCGGGCGGCAGCGTTTTACCGGGAATCTCTCCTTATGTCCTCCATGCGTACTCACTACTGCGGTCTGGTGACCGAACAATTCTCGGGCCAGGAAGTGGCCCTGACCGGCTGGGTCCAGCGCCGCCGCGACCATGGCGGCGTGATCTTCATCGACCTGCGCGACCGCGAAGGCCTGGTGCAGGTGGTGTGTGACCCGGACCGCCCCGAGATGTTCAAGGCCGCGGAAGAGATCCGCAACGAGTTCTGCATTCGCGTCACCGGCAAGGTGCGTCCGCGCCCGGCCGGCACCGAGAACGCCAACCTGACCTCGGGCAAGATCGAAGTGCTGTGCCACGAGCTGACCGTGCTGAACCCGTCGGTCACGCCCCCGTTCCAGCTCGACGACGACAACCTGTCGGAAACCACCCGCCTGACGCACCGCGTGCTGGACCTGCGCCGCCCGCAGATGCAGTACAACCTGCGCCTGCGCTACAAGGTGGCGATGGAAGTGCGCAAGTTCCTGGACGCCCAGGGCTTCATCGACATCGAGACCCCGATGCTGGGCAAGAGCACGCCCGAAGGCGCGCGCGACTATCTGGTGCCGTCGCGCGTGAACCCGGGCCACTTCTTCGCGCTGCCGCAGTCGCCGCAGATCTTCAAGCAGATGCTGATGGTCTCGGGCTTCGACCGCTACTACCAGATCACCAAGTGCTTCCGCGACGAAGACCTGCGCGCGGATCGCCAGCCTGAATTTACGCAGATCGACTGCGAGACCTCGTTCCTGACCGAGCAGGAGATCCGCGACCTGTTCGAGGACATGATGCGCACGGTGTTCAAGAACGCCATCGATGTCGACCTGGACGCCAAGTTCCCGGTGATGGAGTTCCGCGAAGCCATGGCCCGCTTCGGCTCGGACAAGCCTGACCTGCGCGTCAAGCTGGAATTCACCGAGCTGACGGAAGTGATGAAGGACGTCGATTTCAAGGTGTTCTCGGGCCCGGCCAACAGCGACAACGGCCGCGTGGTCGGCCTGCGCGTGCCGGGCGGCGGCGCCATCTCGCGTGGCGAGATCGACGCCTACACCCAGTTTGTCGGCATCTACGGCGCCAAGGGCCTGGCCTGGATCAAGGTCAACGAAGTGGCCAAGGGCCGCGACGGCCTGCAGTCGCCGATCGTCAAGAACCTGCACGACGCTGCCATTGCCGAGATCCTGAAGCGCACCGGCGCCCAGGACGGCGACATCATTTTCTTCGGCGCCGACAAGGCCAAGGTGGTCAACGACTCGATCGGCGCGCTGCGCCTGAAGATCGGCCACTCCGACTTCGGCAAGGCCAATGGCCTGTTCGAGGACGCCTGGAAGCCGCTGTGGGTGGTGGACTTCCCGATGTTCGAGTACGACGAGGAAGACGCCCGCTGGGTCGCCATGCACCACCCGTTCACCAGCCCCAAGGACGAGCACCTGGAATACCTGGAGACCGACCCGGGCAAGTGCCTGGCCAAGGCCTACGACATGGTGCTGAACGGCTGGGAAATGGGCGGCGGCTCGGTCCGTATCTTCCGCTCGGACATCCAGAGCAAGGTGTTCCGCGCGCTCAACATCAACGACGAGGAAGCCCGCGCCAAGTTCGGCTACCTGCTGGACGCGCTGCAGTACGGCGCGCCCCCGCACGGCGGCCTGGCCTTCGGCCTGGACCGTATCGTGACCATGATGGCCGGCGCCGACTCGATCCGCGACGTGATCGCCTTCCCCAAGACCCAGCGCGCCCAGGACCTGCTGACCCAGGCCCCGAGCTCGGTCGACGAGAAGCAGCTGCGCGAGCTGCACATCCGCCTGCGCGCTGCGGAACCGAAGCCGAACGCCTGAGTTGCTGTGCCTCCCGGGTAAAGAAAGCCGCGCCGATGCGCGGCTTTTTTGCTTTCTGCGCAATACCGCGCCCGCGGTGCCGCCTGCAGCGCTTTGGTTTCGATTTGTTACCGCTAGGAACGAAGCCCGCGACGGCCGTGTCTCCTTTCTTTGACACGTAATTTGCCGAGGGGCCTCCGCGATGAAGGTTCCCGGCGCTCGGGAGGAAATTCGTGAACATGAACCTGGATACCGAACTGATCCGCCAGTTCCTGCTGGCTCACCAGGAAACCATCGTGACCTGGCTGGTGGCCGGGCTGGTAATGATGCTGCTGGCCCGCTTCGAGCTGCGCCGCGCCCAGCGCCGCGCGGCGGTGGCCATGTCCGAATCGGTGGCTACCACGGTGGCCGCCTGCGTGCCGGATATCGCTCATGCCGTGCAGGCGGCGTCGCCGCAGCCGCTGGCCGAACCGGTCGAGATGCAGCGTGCCGAAGCGCTGCGCCGGCTGGCGCTGGACACCGTCGGCGCGGTCATGACACGCGGGCGCTGGCTCGATGAGCTGGGCAACCTGCGCCTGGCGGACGACGCGCTGCTCGACGGCCAGCGTGCCGGCGGCGCTGACCCGCTGCTGGTGGTGGCGCCGCAGCCGTCGGTGCAGGCCTACCTGGCGGCCCAGCGCGTGTTCGAGGACGAGGCCGCGCAGGTGCAGGCGCTGCGCCGCGATGCCCAGCGCCACCAGGAAGCGCTGCAGGCGCTTGACGCCGAGGCCGCCCATATCGAGCAGGAAACCGGCAGCATCGTGCTGCGCTTCGAGCAGGTCAATGCGCAGGCTGCCCAGGGCGTCGATGGCGGCGACTACCAGCGCTTCCTGATCCAGAAGTACAACGCCCTTGGCCAGCGTGAGAAGGACATCGCACAGGAGCGCGTACACCTGCAGGCCCAGGCGCGGCTGAGCGCCGACGTGCTGGCCGAGCGCGCCCGCTCTGCCTCGCGGCGCTACCGCGAGTCGCTGGCGCCGCTGATGGACCAGCTGCGTGCCGCCTGGGGCCATGGCGACTCGCCGCAGGTGTTCGATACCTGGCAGCATCAAGGCACCGGGCAGGGCACCGAGCCGTACCTGGCGCCCCACGCCTCCGCGCGCAACGCTGCCTGAGACAGGGCCATCGGTCCCGGGGACCGCGCTTTCGCGTGGCAAGCGCGCGCGGCTGCGCTATCCTTGGGTTTGTCCTTTCGCCCAGTCCCATGCCCTACAAGATTCCGGAATCCGTGCTGGTCGTGATCTACACGCCAGATCTTCAAGTCTTGCTGCTGGAACGCGCCGATCGCCCGGGGTTCTGGCAGTCCGTGACCGGCAGCCTCGATACCCTGGACGAACCCCTGGCATTGACCGCCGCACGCGAGGTGGCGGAGGAAACCGGCATCATTACCGGCGAGCACCTGCTGGCCGACTGGGGCCATTCGATCCAGTACGAGATCTACCCGCAGTGGCGGCACCGCTACGCCGAAGGCGTCACGCGCAATACCGAGCACTGGTTCGGCCTGCGCGTGCATGAAGCGTTGCCGGTGACGCTGGCGCCACGCGAGCACCTGCAATACAAGTGGCTGCCGTGGGAGCAGGCCGCCGCCCAATGCTTCTCCAGCAGCAATGCCGAAGCCATCCGCCAGCTGGCCTGGCGCGCGGCCGGTGCCGCCGGGCAGCAGGCGCTATGCGGAGCGCAGCCATGAAACTGCGCGTGGTCACCTACAACATCCACAAGGGGGTGACCGGCCTGTCGCGGCGCCCGCGCATCCAGAACGTGCGGGCCGGCCTGCATGCGATGGATGCGGACATCGTCTTCCTGCAGGAAGTGCAGGACCGCAACGACCGCCTGGTGGCGGCGGCGCTGTTCGATCCCGACCATACCCAGCTCAACTACCTGGCGACCGATGCGTATCCGCATTCGGTCTACGGGCGCAACGCGGTCTATGACTACGGCCATCACGGCAACGCGATCCTGTCGCGCCATCCGATCCTGATGTCCGAAAACCTCGACATTTCCGACCACCGCTTCGAACAGCGCGGACTGCTGCATGCGGTGGCGGACATCAACGGCATCGAGACCCACCTGATCTGCGTGCATTTCGGCCTGTTCGCCCGCAGCCGCGCCCGCCAGGCCGAGGCGCTGGTCGAGCGCGTGCGCAACGTGGTGCCCGAGGGGGTGCCGCTGGTGATCGCCGGCGACTTCAACGACTGGAACCACCGGCTCGATGCGCAGATCTGCAATACGCTGCATGCGGTGGAGGCGTCGCACGCGCGCGGCGCGCGGCTGCATACGTTCCCGAGCCATATGCCGTGGTGGCAGCTGGACCGGATCTACGTGCGCGGCTTCGAGATCGAGCGCGCGCACGCGCTGACCGGGCGGGACTGGGCGCAGCGGTCGGACCATGTGCCGCTGGTGGCGGAACTGGGTCGTGCGCACAAGGAGGCTGTGGAAGCGGCGGCCGAGCAGCGGGACAAGGCTGCCTGAGGCAGTCGCGCAGGCCGCGTCGGGGAACAGCTAGCGGCTCGAATAGTCGCGGATAAAGGCGAACACCGCATCCGGATCGTTCAAATCCAGCACCGGCAACGACGTCATCGCCGCGGTGCCCGCGACATCTTCACTAGCCACCGCCACCACCCCCGGTACTTCGTCCCACAGCGGCGCACGCCCCAGCCCGGGCCGGAACACCTCCAGCTTTGGAAAATCGCTGCGCTTGTAGCCCTCCACCAGCACCAGGTCGATGTCGGCCGGCAGCACCGCCAGCGCGTCGTCCAGCTCCGGCGAAGGCACTGCCTCGGGATAGTGTCGCATCAACGTCAGGTGGCGCGCGCCGACCAGCACCACGTTGGCGCAGCCGGCCTCGCGCATGCGCCAGGAGTCCTTGCCCGGCGTGTCGGGATCGAAGCCGTGGTGGGTGTGCTTGACGCCGGCCACGCGCACGCCGGCGGCGACAAAGCGGGGGATCAGCTGGTCGAGCAGCGTGGTCTTGCCGCTGCCGGACGAGCCGGTGATGCCGAATACCTTCACGATCAGGATCCGTGGGGGGCGCGTCGATGATGGCAACGACGATAGCAGAGATCCGCCCACATGTGCACGGGGCGCCTTCCGGACAGCATTCTGTCCGATAATCTCGGCATGTCACGGATATCCCACTCCGAGCGGCCGCATGTGACCGCCGCTGGCACTGCCGAAAACACTGCCGACGGGCAACGCCATCGCATGCTGCGCTGGACATGGCGCCGCGGCAAGCCGACCAGCGGCAACACCGTGCGCCTGCTGCACGGCGGCCAGGACTTCTTTCCCGCGCTGATCGAAGCGATCGACCAGGCCGCTTTCCAGGTAGTGCTGGAAACCTACATCTATGCCGACGACGACATTGGCCGCGCCGTCAGCGAAGCGCTGGTACGTGCCGCCGCGCGCGGCGTCTCGGTTCGCGTCACCGTCGACGGCTTCGGCGCCGGCGACATGCCCGCCGCCATGGCCGAGCGCCTGAGCGGGGGCGGCGTACAGCTGCGCGTCTACCGCAAGCTGCACGGCTTCCGGCTGGCCCGGCGCCACCTGCGCCGGCTGCACCGCAAGCTGGCGGTGATCGACGGGCAGGTGGCCTTCGTCGGAGGCATCAACATCATCGACGACCTCAACCACGGCCCGTTCGAAGGCACCAACCTGGGACCGCGCTACGACTTCGCGGTGCAGGTCAGCGGCCCGCTGGTGGACCGCATCGCGCTGACCGCCGAACGGCTCTGGTGGCGCCTGGCGCTGCGCGACACGTACGGCAGCGGCCGCGCCGCAGCGGTGGCCGACTACCCGCTGCTGACCGACCTGCCACCCCGTGCCGAGCCCACCGGCGGCGTGCGGGCCGCGCTGCTGCTGCGCGACAACCTGCGCAACCGCCGCACCATCGAGCGCGAATACCTGCGCGCGCTCGGCGCCGCGCGCCATGATGTGATCCTGGCCAACGCCTACTTCCTGCCCGGCCACAAGATGCGCCGCGCGCTGCTGGCCTGCCGCGCGCGCGGCGTGCGCGTGCGGCTGCTGCTGCAGGGCATGGTCGAATACCGGCTGCAGCACTACGCCACGCACGCGCTCTATGCCTCCCTGCTGGAAGCCGGCGTGGAGATCTACGAGTACGCAGAGAGCTTCCTGCACGCCAAGGTCGGCGTGGTCGACGAAGCGTGGGCCACCGTGGGTTCGAGCAATATGGACCCGTTCAGCCTGCTGCTGGCGCGCGAAGCCAACGTGGCCGTTTATGATGCTGCCTTTGCCGCGGAACTGCGCACGGCGCTGGAAAGCGCCATTGCGCACCGCAGCGTGCGCGTCATGCCGGAAGCCCATGCACGGCGCTCGCCGCTGCACCGGCTGGCGAACTGGACCGCGTACATGCTGCTGCGGCTCGGCGTGATCATCGCCGGCGTCACGGGGCGCTACTGAAACGGTTGCCACTGTCCGTTTGCTGCCATGCGGCAACGCACGGCTTGCGAGCCGTTGCGTCGCCTTGCGTGACGGGCATGCTGCATTGCGGCCCATTTAGAAACACGGGTCTAATTAAAAGCTTGAAGGTCGACTGCTGCGCCAGAATAATCTGAACGACCGTTCTTTTTTGGCTTAGACTGCGTGCATTCGCGGTACGCAGCGGCAAATTCGCCAGCTTCCGCAAACAAAATGCAACGTCAGGGTCATACGCACAGGCCGCAGCAGGGCCTTTGCAGAACGGAGAAATAACATGCGACACCAGTCAGCCCGTCTCGAATCCGCCGCCGCCTCCCCCGCGCCCATGCGCAAGGGTGAAATGACGCGCGTGGCAATTCTGGATGCCGCACTGGAACTGTCGTCCCGCGACGGGCTTGAGGGTCTGACCATCGGCCTGCTCGCGGAACGGATGCAGATGAGCAAGAGCGGCGTCTTCGCGCACTTCGGTTCGCGCGAAGACCTGCAGGTGGAGGTGGTGCGGGAGTATCACCGC
This genomic window contains:
- a CDS encoding sodium:solute symporter family protein, whose amino-acid sequence is MLIWFVIIYWVISVGIGLWAALRVRNTTDFAVAGRSLPFHIVTATVFATWFGSETVLGIPAVFLKEGLSGVVSDPFGSSLCLILVGLFFARPLYRMNLLTIGDYYHNRYGRLAEVLTTLCIVVSYLGWVAAQIKALGLVFYTVSDGALSQEAGMMIGAASVLVYTLFGGMWSVAITDFIQMIIIVIGMVYIGYEVSGQAGGVTAVVSHAAAAGKFEFLPALDFVQIIGFAAALFTMMLGSIPQQDVFQRVTSSRTEQIAGRASVLGGVLYFCFAFIPMFLAYSATLIDPGMVAKYIDTDSQLILPQLILQHAPMFAQVMFFGALLSAIKSCASATLLAPSVTFAENILRPYFRHLDDKQFLRVMQSVVLVFTTLVTLFALNSHLSIFHMVENAYKVTLVSSFVPLAFGMFWKHATRQGGLAAILLGLTSWLTCEVAFADAVVPPQMVGLMFSISGMVVGSLLPQWIADHAPVKEVHIA
- a CDS encoding FmdB family zinc ribbon protein, whose amino-acid sequence is MPIYAYRCDACGHGRDVLQKMSDAPLTDCPSCGAAGSFKKQLTAAGFQLKGSGWYVTDFRGGSGGTSAPAAGGAAAGAAAASAPAAAESSSASTTAAAAPAAGGCGSACACH
- a CDS encoding DUF502 domain-containing protein; the protein is MVAKKTSALKTWFLTGLLVLVPLGITLWVLSLIIGTMDQSLALLPEAWRPDRLMFGKRVTGLGAILTLLFILLVGLLAHNFIGQRLVRWWEALLGHIPVVGPIYTSVKQVSDTLLSSSGNAFRKALLVQYPREGSWTIAFLTGRPGGDVQNHLQGEYVSVYVPTTPNPTSGFFLMMPKADTIELDMTVDAALKYIVSMGVVAPAELPRKSDSAPPPQRPPASRASSGEAVETTDP
- the aspS gene encoding aspartate--tRNA ligase; its protein translation is MSSMRTHYCGLVTEQFSGQEVALTGWVQRRRDHGGVIFIDLRDREGLVQVVCDPDRPEMFKAAEEIRNEFCIRVTGKVRPRPAGTENANLTSGKIEVLCHELTVLNPSVTPPFQLDDDNLSETTRLTHRVLDLRRPQMQYNLRLRYKVAMEVRKFLDAQGFIDIETPMLGKSTPEGARDYLVPSRVNPGHFFALPQSPQIFKQMLMVSGFDRYYQITKCFRDEDLRADRQPEFTQIDCETSFLTEQEIRDLFEDMMRTVFKNAIDVDLDAKFPVMEFREAMARFGSDKPDLRVKLEFTELTEVMKDVDFKVFSGPANSDNGRVVGLRVPGGGAISRGEIDAYTQFVGIYGAKGLAWIKVNEVAKGRDGLQSPIVKNLHDAAIAEILKRTGAQDGDIIFFGADKAKVVNDSIGALRLKIGHSDFGKANGLFEDAWKPLWVVDFPMFEYDEEDARWVAMHHPFTSPKDEHLEYLETDPGKCLAKAYDMVLNGWEMGGGSVRIFRSDIQSKVFRALNINDEEARAKFGYLLDALQYGAPPHGGLAFGLDRIVTMMAGADSIRDVIAFPKTQRAQDLLTQAPSSVDEKQLRELHIRLRAAEPKPNA
- the nudB gene encoding dihydroneopterin triphosphate diphosphatase, whose protein sequence is MPYKIPESVLVVIYTPDLQVLLLERADRPGFWQSVTGSLDTLDEPLALTAAREVAEETGIITGEHLLADWGHSIQYEIYPQWRHRYAEGVTRNTEHWFGLRVHEALPVTLAPREHLQYKWLPWEQAAAQCFSSSNAEAIRQLAWRAAGAAGQQALCGAQP
- a CDS encoding endonuclease/exonuclease/phosphatase family protein — encoded protein: MKLRVVTYNIHKGVTGLSRRPRIQNVRAGLHAMDADIVFLQEVQDRNDRLVAAALFDPDHTQLNYLATDAYPHSVYGRNAVYDYGHHGNAILSRHPILMSENLDISDHRFEQRGLLHAVADINGIETHLICVHFGLFARSRARQAEALVERVRNVVPEGVPLVIAGDFNDWNHRLDAQICNTLHAVEASHARGARLHTFPSHMPWWQLDRIYVRGFEIERAHALTGRDWAQRSDHVPLVAELGRAHKEAVEAAAEQRDKAA
- the mobB gene encoding molybdopterin-guanine dinucleotide biosynthesis protein B, which produces MKVFGITGSSGSGKTTLLDQLIPRFVAAGVRVAGVKHTHHGFDPDTPGKDSWRMREAGCANVVLVGARHLTLMRHYPEAVPSPELDDALAVLPADIDLVLVEGYKRSDFPKLEVFRPGLGRAPLWDEVPGVVAVASEDVAGTAAMTSLPVLDLNDPDAVFAFIRDYSSR
- the clsB gene encoding cardiolipin synthase ClsB, with translation MSRISHSERPHVTAAGTAENTADGQRHRMLRWTWRRGKPTSGNTVRLLHGGQDFFPALIEAIDQAAFQVVLETYIYADDDIGRAVSEALVRAAARGVSVRVTVDGFGAGDMPAAMAERLSGGGVQLRVYRKLHGFRLARRHLRRLHRKLAVIDGQVAFVGGINIIDDLNHGPFEGTNLGPRYDFAVQVSGPLVDRIALTAERLWWRLALRDTYGSGRAAAVADYPLLTDLPPRAEPTGGVRAALLLRDNLRNRRTIEREYLRALGAARHDVILANAYFLPGHKMRRALLACRARGVRVRLLLQGMVEYRLQHYATHALYASLLEAGVEIYEYAESFLHAKVGVVDEAWATVGSSNMDPFSLLLAREANVAVYDAAFAAELRTALESAIAHRSVRVMPEAHARRSPLHRLANWTAYMLLRLGVIIAGVTGRY